From Cydia splendana chromosome 4, ilCydSple1.2, whole genome shotgun sequence, one genomic window encodes:
- the LOC134789553 gene encoding BLOC-1-related complex subunit 8 homolog, whose amino-acid sequence MTFVYQGDTDLEAKAKKAAERISENMHIVANEPSLALYRLQEHVRKALPPMVERRVEVTKLQHELQGRCYDVEYALSAVKSMDSAATSFTNIQEMLKQSIFLKQQLKYEEGRRNKKDSSSVYKRLSAHIVLDLPDLSEFSMVRETTNRIENMMAHARGSSAELHRSHTTLH is encoded by the exons ATGACGTTTGTTTATCAAGGAGATACCGATTTGGAAGCTAAAGCTAAAAAAG CTGCTGAACGGATCTCAGAAAACATGCATATCGTAGCGAACGAGCCTTCCCTAGCCCTGTACAGGCTACAAGAGCATGTGAGGAAGGCCCTGCCGCCCATGGTGGAGCGCAGAGTCGAAGTCACGAAGTTACAGCATGAACTGCAGGGGCGGTGCTATGACGTGGAGTATGCATTGAG TGCAGTAAAATCAATGGACAGCGCAGCCACCAGCTTCACAAACATACAGGAAATGCTCAAACAATCCATATTTCTAAAACAACAACTAAAATATGAGGAGGGTAGgagaaataaaaaagattcCAGTTCCGTGTACAAACGTCTCTCGGCACACATTGTTTTAGATTTACCCGATCTTTCTGAGTTCTCAATGGTTAGGGAGACCACTAACCGGATAGAAAATATGATGGCGCACGCCAGGGGATCATCGGCTGAGTTGCATAGGTCCCATACTACATTGCATTGA